From a region of the Bacillus sp. (in: firmicutes) genome:
- the putP gene encoding sodium/proline symporter PutP, which produces MSTATLVTFIVYLAAMLAIGLWFYRMTSNLSDYILGGRSLGPGVAALSAGASDMSGWLLLGLPGAAYAAGLNSIWICIGLSLGAYLNWQFVAKRLRTYTEVAKNSLTIPDYLENRFRDDSKLIRIISAFVILLFFTFYTSSGMVAGGKLFENSFGLDYTAALWIGAIVIISYTFLGGFLAVSWTDFFQGLLMFAALLIVPIAAIVELGGFGVVVEKVASVNPEALDVFAGMTAMGIISSMAWGLGYFGQPHIITRFMALKSKKDVPTARLIGMVWMIFGLLGAVFTGFAGIAYFADKPLADAETVFMDFTQVLFQPWVAGILLAAILSAIMSTIDSQLLVSSSAIAEDFYKAIFRKNASEKELVWVGRISVVVIALIAIVLASNPDSSVLDLVSYAWGGFGAAFGPVIILSLFWKRMNRWGALAGLVSGSATVVIWKQLEGGLYDLYEIVPGFIVCTLAIIIFSLLTEAPSEEIQEEFEKAKA; this is translated from the coding sequence ATGTCAACAGCAACGCTTGTCACATTTATTGTTTATTTAGCCGCTATGTTGGCCATCGGTTTATGGTTTTATCGAATGACTTCGAACTTATCTGATTATATTCTTGGTGGACGTAGTCTCGGCCCTGGAGTTGCCGCGTTAAGCGCTGGGGCATCAGATATGAGTGGTTGGTTGCTGTTAGGACTGCCTGGGGCAGCGTATGCAGCTGGATTAAATTCGATTTGGATCTGTATCGGTCTTTCCCTTGGTGCCTATCTAAACTGGCAGTTTGTAGCGAAGCGTCTTCGTACGTATACGGAAGTAGCGAAAAACTCACTAACGATTCCTGATTATCTCGAAAACCGTTTCCGTGATGATTCAAAATTAATACGAATTATTTCTGCCTTTGTTATTTTATTATTCTTTACGTTCTATACCTCTTCCGGAATGGTTGCGGGAGGAAAATTATTCGAAAACTCGTTTGGTCTTGATTACACAGCCGCTCTTTGGATTGGTGCAATCGTCATTATTTCTTATACATTTTTAGGTGGGTTTCTAGCGGTAAGCTGGACCGACTTTTTCCAAGGATTATTAATGTTTGCGGCTCTCCTCATTGTTCCGATAGCTGCCATTGTGGAGCTTGGTGGATTTGGAGTTGTAGTGGAAAAAGTAGCTTCCGTGAATCCAGAAGCGTTAGACGTTTTTGCAGGTATGACAGCAATGGGAATTATTTCGTCCATGGCTTGGGGATTAGGTTACTTTGGTCAACCGCACATTATTACTCGCTTTATGGCACTAAAGTCTAAAAAAGATGTGCCAACGGCTCGATTAATCGGTATGGTGTGGATGATTTTCGGTTTATTAGGAGCTGTATTTACTGGTTTTGCCGGTATCGCCTATTTTGCTGACAAGCCATTAGCAGACGCAGAAACCGTCTTTATGGACTTTACTCAAGTGCTATTTCAACCATGGGTAGCTGGTATTTTACTAGCCGCGATTTTATCAGCAATTATGAGTACGATTGACTCACAGTTACTCGTATCTTCTAGTGCGATTGCTGAAGACTTTTATAAAGCGATTTTCCGAAAAAATGCATCCGAAAAAGAATTAGTATGGGTTGGACGGATTTCGGTAGTTGTTATTGCGTTAATTGCGATTGTGTTAGCGAGCAACCCAGACAGCTCCGTCCTTGACCTTGTCAGCTATGCTTGGGGTGGATTCGGAGCGGCCTTTGGACCTGTCATTATTTTATCCCTATTCTGGAAGCGGATGAATCGCTGGGGGGCACTAGCAGGATTAGTATCAGGTTCGGCCACCGTTGTGATTTGGAAACAGCTTGAAGGCGGCTTATATGACCTATATGAAATTGTTCCAGGATTCATTGTATGTACACTAGCGATCATTATTTTCAGCTTACTAACAGAAGCACCTTCGGAAGAAATCCAAGAAGAATTTGAAAAAGCAAAAGCATAA
- the pruA gene encoding L-glutamate gamma-semialdehyde dehydrogenase, producing MIPYKHEPFTDFSKEENKRAFQEGLKLVESYLGQDYPLVIGGERVTTEDKIVSINPANKEEVIGRVSKANKELAEKAMNVAYETFQTWKKVKPEVRADILFKAAALVRRRKHEFSALLVKEAGKPWKEADADTAEAIDFMEYYGRQMLKLKDGIPVESRPGEFNRFNYIPLGVGVVISPWNFPFAIMAGTTVASLVTGNTVLLKPASATPVVAYKFVEVLEEAGLPAGVLNFIPGSGAEVGDYLVDHPKTRFISFTGSRDVGIRIYERAAKVNPGQIWLKRVIAEMGGKDTIVVDKDADLELAAQSIVASAFGFSGQKCSACSRAVIVEDVYDQVLNRVVELTKELKVGNPAEQSTFMGPVIDQSAFNKIMNYIEIGKQEGKLMTGGEGDDSKGYFIQPTVFADVDPEARIMQEEIFGPVVAFTKAKDFDHAIDIANNTEYGLTGAVISNNRANIEKAREDFHVGNLYFNRGCTGAIVGYQPFGGFNMSGTDSKAGGPDYLILHMQAKTTSEML from the coding sequence ATGATCCCGTACAAACACGAACCGTTTACGGACTTTTCGAAAGAAGAGAATAAGCGAGCGTTCCAGGAAGGATTAAAGCTTGTTGAAAGTTATTTAGGTCAAGATTATCCGCTAGTCATCGGTGGCGAGCGCGTGACAACAGAAGACAAAATCGTTTCGATCAACCCAGCGAACAAAGAAGAAGTGATCGGTCGCGTTTCTAAAGCGAACAAAGAACTCGCGGAAAAAGCGATGAACGTGGCGTACGAAACGTTCCAAACATGGAAAAAAGTAAAACCAGAAGTGCGTGCAGATATTTTATTTAAAGCGGCTGCGCTCGTTCGTCGTCGCAAGCATGAGTTTTCTGCTTTACTTGTAAAAGAAGCAGGTAAGCCATGGAAAGAAGCCGATGCCGATACAGCGGAAGCGATTGACTTCATGGAGTATTACGGTCGTCAAATGTTGAAATTAAAAGACGGAATTCCAGTGGAAAGCCGTCCGGGTGAATTTAACCGATTTAATTACATTCCATTAGGTGTCGGTGTGGTCATTTCCCCATGGAACTTCCCGTTTGCGATCATGGCCGGTACCACAGTGGCATCCCTTGTGACAGGTAACACTGTGCTATTAAAACCAGCAAGTGCCACTCCGGTTGTCGCTTATAAATTTGTCGAAGTATTAGAAGAAGCAGGTCTTCCTGCAGGTGTTCTAAACTTCATCCCAGGTAGCGGGGCCGAAGTCGGGGACTACTTAGTGGATCATCCGAAAACTCGTTTCATCAGTTTCACCGGTTCTCGTGATGTTGGTATTCGCATTTACGAGCGTGCAGCGAAAGTGAACCCAGGCCAAATTTGGTTAAAACGCGTTATTGCGGAAATGGGCGGAAAAGACACAATCGTTGTCGACAAAGACGCGGATCTAGAATTAGCAGCTCAATCCATCGTAGCGTCAGCGTTTGGCTTCTCTGGACAAAAATGTTCCGCATGCTCTCGTGCGGTCATCGTCGAAGACGTGTACGATCAAGTATTAAACCGCGTCGTCGAATTAACAAAAGAACTAAAAGTCGGAAACCCAGCAGAACAAAGCACATTCATGGGTCCAGTCATCGACCAAAGCGCCTTCAACAAAATCATGAACTACATTGAAATTGGAAAACAAGAAGGCAAACTCATGACAGGTGGCGAAGGGGACGACTCAAAAGGTTACTTTATCCAGCCAACGGTCTTTGCGGATGTGGATCCTGAGGCGCGCATCATGCAAGAAGAAATTTTCGGACCAGTCGTGGCCTTTACAAAAGCGAAAGACTTCGATCATGCGATTGACATTGCGAACAACACCGAATACGGCTTAACAGGAGCAGTAATCTCCAACAACCGTGCAAACATCGAAAAAGCACGTGAAGACTTCCATGTCGGAAACCTTTACTTCAACCGCGGTTGTACAGGTGCCATCGTTGGTTACCAACCGTTCGGTGGCTTCAATATGTCCGGTACAGACTCCAAAGCCGGTGGCCCAGACTACTTAATCTTACACATGCAAGCGAAGACAACTTCGGAAATGCTTTAA
- a CDS encoding CamS family sex pheromone protein: MKRFIYGALVSLLLLGGCAPKFEKQDEVIQEEDKTKETAIIPNYNISNQYYRTILPFKPSQSRGVVVGNLNTRYDIAEFETGLMRIAQNVFSTEDYFFQEGQYLDRSTINAWLNRKYTEQELKAKKIDPEKNLGLNPPNDGKGTIAEQNEKNPIYLAHILEHNYLIKSDEDTVKLGGVVIGLALNSVHYYQEIQYGPTFTVDIPHEKVVEQGKKIADEVLKRLRQMDGLSNIPIVIALYEQKGKNSVVPGNFFAYTYVSNNSSKIDKWEEVNEKYYLFPSSEAEKEKREDYTIFVNFKDDVEEYFPNYNGVVGRGFYVNDQLQDLKIEIPIQFYGKGETIGFTQYVTGLVMDHFPPYLNVEVNVTSVTGPEALIVRKPNENEPFVHIYD; encoded by the coding sequence AAGATAAAACAAAAGAAACAGCGATAATCCCGAATTACAATATTTCTAATCAATATTATCGGACGATTTTACCATTTAAACCGAGTCAATCTCGTGGGGTCGTTGTTGGAAACTTAAATACTCGTTACGATATAGCCGAGTTTGAAACAGGGCTAATGAGAATTGCGCAAAATGTATTCTCGACGGAAGATTACTTTTTCCAAGAGGGACAATATTTAGACCGTTCAACTATCAACGCCTGGTTAAATCGAAAATATACAGAGCAGGAACTAAAAGCGAAAAAAATAGATCCAGAAAAAAATCTTGGGTTAAACCCTCCGAATGACGGAAAAGGGACCATTGCTGAGCAGAATGAAAAAAATCCAATCTATTTAGCTCATATATTAGAGCATAATTATTTAATCAAAAGCGATGAAGATACCGTCAAGTTAGGTGGAGTGGTTATTGGTCTTGCGTTAAACTCGGTCCATTATTATCAAGAAATTCAATATGGACCAACGTTTACCGTCGACATTCCCCATGAAAAAGTAGTCGAACAAGGAAAGAAAATAGCAGACGAAGTCCTCAAACGCCTTCGTCAAATGGACGGTTTATCTAATATTCCAATTGTGATTGCTTTATACGAACAAAAAGGAAAAAATTCCGTCGTACCTGGTAACTTTTTTGCCTATACGTACGTATCGAATAACAGTTCGAAGATTGATAAGTGGGAAGAAGTTAACGAAAAATATTATTTATTCCCATCTTCAGAAGCAGAAAAAGAGAAAAGAGAAGACTATACGATTTTTGTGAATTTTAAAGATGACGTAGAAGAATACTTCCCGAATTACAACGGAGTCGTTGGTCGTGGTTTTTATGTCAATGACCAACTTCAAGATTTAAAAATTGAAATTCCGATTCAGTTTTACGGAAAAGGCGAAACCATTGGCTTTACGCAATACGTCACCGGCCTCGTGATGGACCATTTTCCGCCATATTTGAATGTTGAAGTCAATGTAACGTCTGTTACAGGGCCTGAAGCCTTAATAGTCCGCAAACCAAACGAAAATGAACCGTTTGTACACATATACGATTAA